From one Papio anubis isolate 15944 chromosome 12, Panubis1.0, whole genome shotgun sequence genomic stretch:
- the GDPD5 gene encoding glycerophosphodiester phosphodiesterase domain-containing protein 5 isoform X3, translated as MGYWSDWPVPILVTTAAAFAYIAGLLVLALCHIAVGQQMNLHWLHKIGLVVILASTVVAMSAVAQLWEDEWEVLLISLQGTAPFLHVGALAAVTVLSWIVAGQFARAERTSSQVTILCTFFTVVFALYLAPLTISSPCIMEKKDLGPKPALIGHRGAPMLAPEHTLMSFRKALEQKLYGLQADITISLDGVPFLMHDATLRRTTNVEEEFPELARRPASMLNWTTLQRLNAGQWFLKTDPFWTASSLSPSDHREAQNQSICSLAELLELAKGNATLLLNLRDPPREHPYRNSFLNVTLEAVLHSGFPQHQVMWLPSRQRPLVRKVAPGFQQTSGSKEAVTSLRRGHIQRLNLRYTQVSRQELRDYASWNLSVNLYTVNAPWLFSLLWCAGVPSVTSDNSHTLSQVPSPLWIMPPDEYCLMWVTADLVSFTLIVGIFVLQNYHLIRWRLGGIRSYNPEQIMLSAAVRRTSRDVSIMKEKLIFSEISDGVEVSDVLSVCSDNSYDTYANSTATPVGPRGGGSRAKTLTERSGR; from the exons ATGGGCTACTGGAGCGACTGGCCCGTGCCCATCCTTGTGACCACAGCTGCTGCCTTTGCGTACATCGCTGGCCTCCTG GTCCTGGCACTATGTCACATTGCCGTGGGGCAGCAGATGAACCTGCACTGGCTGCACAAG ATCGGGCTGGTAGTCATCCTGGCGTCCACAGTGGTGGCCATGTCGGCCGTGGCCCAGCTGTGGGAGGACGAGTGGGAGGTGCTGCTGATCTCCCTGCAG GGCACAGCGCCATTCCTGCATGTGGGGGCCCTGGCAGCAGTCACCGTGCTCTCCTGGATTGTGGCAGGACAGTTTGCCCGCGCAGAGCGGACCT CCTCCCAGGTGACCATTCTCTGTACCTTCTTCACCGTGGTGTTTGCCCTCTACCTGGCCCCTCTCACCATCTCTTCTCCCTGCATCATGGAGAAGAAGGACCTTGGCCCCAAGCCCGCCCTCATTGGCCACCGTGGGGCCCCCATG CTGGCTCCAGAGCACACGCTCATGTCCTTCCGGAAGGCCCTCGAGCAGAAGTTGTATGGGCTCCAGGCTGATATTACCATCAG CCTGGACGGCGTGCCCTTCCTCATGCACGACGCCACCCTGCGGCGCACCACCAACGTGGAGGAGGAGTTCCCAGAGCTGGCCCGCAGGCCTGCCTCCATGCTCAACTGGACCACCCTGCAGAGACTCAATGCTGGCCAGTGGTTCCTGAAG ACTGACCCCTTCTGGACAGCCAGCTCCCTGTCACCCTCCGATCACAGAGAGGCCCAGAACCAGTCCATCTGCAGCCTGGCAGAGCTCCTGGAGCTGGCCAAGGGCAATGCCACACTGCTGCTCAACCTGCGTGACCCGCCCCGGGAGCACCCGTACCGCAACAGTTTCCTCAACGTGACTCTGGAGGCCGTGCTGCACTCTGGCTTCCCCCAGCACCAG GTCATGTGGCTGCCTAGCAGGCAGAGGCCCCTGGTGCGGAAGGTGGCTCCCGGCTTCCAGCAGACATCGGGCTCCAAGGAGGCGGTCACCAGCCTGCGGAGAGGCCACATCCAACGGCTGAACTTGCGCTACACTCAGGTGTCCCGCCAGGAGCTCAG GGACTACGCGTCCTGGAACCTGAGTGTGAACCTCTACACAGTCAATGCACCGTGGCTCTTCTCCCTGCTGTGGTGTGCGGGGGTCCCATCCGTCACCTCTGACAACTCCCACACCCTGTCCCAGGTGCCTTCCCCCCTCTGGATCATG CCCCCGGACGAGTACTGTCTCATGTGGGTCACTGCCGACCTGGTCTCCTTCACCCTCATCGTGGGCATCTTCGTGCTCCAGAA CTATCACTTGATCAG GTGGCGCCTGGGTGGCATACGAAGCTACAACCCTGAGCAGATCATGCTGAGCGCTGCAGTGCGCCGGACCAGCCGGGACGTCAGCATCATGAAGGAGAAGCTCATTTTCTCAG AAATCAGCGATGGTGTAGAGGTCTCCGATGTGCTCTCCGTATGTTCAGACAACAGTTATGACACATATGCCAACAGCACCGCCACCCCTGTGGGCCCCCGAGGGGGTGGCAGCCGCGCCAAGACCCTCACAGAGCGGAGTGGGCGTTAG